The following proteins are co-located in the Elusimicrobiota bacterium genome:
- a CDS encoding RluA family pseudouridine synthase: MSLGILFEDARLLAVDKPAGTVVVPGRGEVGEPLCALAQAHAGAKVFVVHRIDRESSGLVLFAKDAEAHRELCGQFARREVRKLYRALALGGVAADGEIREPLKEFGSGRIGVSPAGKAAHTVFRVVKRLRGATLLEVEPHTGRRHQIRAHLFHLGHPLLGDPLYGKERPVGGAPRLMLHAFKLEFSHPDGRRLRLDCPPGADFEAVLASFAV, translated from the coding sequence TTGAGCCTGGGCATCCTCTTCGAGGACGCCCGCCTCCTCGCCGTCGACAAGCCGGCGGGGACCGTCGTCGTGCCCGGCCGCGGAGAGGTCGGGGAGCCGCTCTGCGCGCTCGCGCAGGCGCACGCCGGCGCGAAGGTCTTCGTCGTGCACCGCATCGACCGGGAGTCGAGCGGTCTCGTCCTCTTCGCCAAGGACGCCGAGGCCCACCGGGAGCTCTGCGGGCAGTTCGCACGGCGCGAGGTCCGCAAGCTCTACCGCGCCCTCGCTCTCGGGGGGGTCGCCGCGGACGGCGAGATCCGGGAGCCGCTCAAGGAGTTCGGCTCCGGCCGCATCGGCGTCTCCCCCGCGGGGAAGGCCGCGCACACGGTCTTCCGCGTGGTGAAGAGGCTGCGCGGCGCGACCCTGCTCGAGGTGGAGCCGCATACCGGAAGGCGCCATCAGATCCGCGCCCACCTCTTCCACCTCGGGCACCCCCTGCTCGGGGACCCGCTCTACGGGAAGGAGCGGCCGGTGGGCGGCGCGCCGCGCCTCATGCTGCACGCCTTCAAGCTGGAGTTCTCCCACCCGGACGGACGGCGCCTGCGCCTCGACTGCCCGCCGGGCGCCGACTTCGAGGCGGTCCTCGCCTCCTTCGCCGTCTGA
- a CDS encoding class I SAM-dependent methyltransferase — MNAGQELHPGWVEQWSRFKDDSLFLFKEWLFPNTLEDLRGKRVLDAGAGHGHHMRMTAPYAREVVGVDLNTPEIARSETADLPNCRVVQGDLARVSFPEPFDVVYCIGVIHHTDDPDRTFANLKTLTKAGGRLIVWCYSREGNWLNRVPLETLKRWVLLRLPAGVLVALAWVLTLLLYPVVWTVYLLPLRFLPYYEYFGNFRILPLRKNVQNAFDKLIAPQTFFIPREQVERWFSSGEFADVHVSPYKGVSWRCSGTKK, encoded by the coding sequence ATGAACGCGGGACAGGAGCTGCACCCGGGCTGGGTCGAGCAGTGGTCGCGCTTCAAGGACGACTCGCTCTTCCTGTTCAAGGAGTGGCTCTTCCCCAACACGCTCGAGGACCTGCGCGGGAAGCGGGTGCTCGACGCGGGCGCGGGGCACGGGCACCACATGCGGATGACCGCCCCGTACGCGCGCGAGGTCGTGGGCGTCGACCTCAACACCCCCGAGATCGCGCGCTCCGAGACCGCCGACCTGCCCAACTGCCGGGTCGTGCAGGGGGACCTGGCGCGCGTCTCCTTCCCGGAGCCCTTCGACGTCGTCTACTGCATCGGGGTCATCCACCACACCGACGACCCGGACCGCACTTTCGCCAACCTCAAGACCCTGACGAAGGCCGGCGGCCGGCTCATCGTCTGGTGCTACTCGCGCGAGGGCAACTGGCTCAACCGGGTCCCGCTCGAGACGCTCAAGCGCTGGGTGCTGCTGCGGCTGCCGGCCGGCGTGCTCGTCGCGCTGGCCTGGGTCCTGACCCTGCTGCTCTATCCCGTCGTATGGACCGTCTATCTGCTTCCGCTGCGCTTTCTGCCCTACTACGAATACTTCGGGAACTTCCGCATCCTGCCCCTGCGCAAGAACGTGCAGAACGCCTTCGACAAGCTCATCGCCCCCCAGACCTTCTTCATCCCCCGGGAGCAGGTCGAGCGCTGGTTCTCGTCCGGGGAGTTCGCGGACGTGCACGTCTCCCCCTACAAAGGGGTCAGCTGGCGCTGTTCCGGCACGAAGAAGTAA
- a CDS encoding radical SAM protein: MALKILFQEPLVPRAVSYGRFAAGAGNNTFPVGLASICSYIAPRGWDPRYLEPSIEGLDAEGYAAFLREGAYDLVGVGSTTNQIDYAFDTFRAVKRVSPKAVTVLGGIHGTLLPRETLAACPEIDFLVAGEGEKPFLRLLEALEAGAPAPGQSGAGTAREENVLRADPSRFPGIPGLGWREGGEIRFNPPAPDDMLKAEDIPLPAYERFPMDKYVAQITFAKTFPSYSVLATRGCPYRCAFCNACDVMGRKVRFKPVSRILSEIRILKERYGARGLMFMDSTFTINKRWLLDFCAEYRRSGLDLPWACNSRADTVDRETMRAMKDAGCWEIVFGIESANQKSLDLIRKGTTVEQNAEAVAGALALGLYVYTCYILCLPGETEEDALNTVRFARAQGNQMALFYLPVPFPKTELWELCRADGGLRADARWADYNAWDYARPVYVNPRIGRERMRAVYRRAYLDFYSNPVVLARNLKELVLLRQHPRKFWLGLRGFMGMLRGGDGELCGGSDA, from the coding sequence ATGGCGCTGAAGATCCTCTTCCAGGAGCCCCTCGTCCCCCGTGCGGTCAGCTACGGCCGCTTCGCGGCGGGAGCCGGCAACAACACCTTCCCCGTGGGCCTCGCGTCCATCTGCTCCTACATCGCCCCTCGGGGCTGGGACCCCCGCTACCTCGAGCCGAGCATCGAGGGGCTCGACGCGGAGGGCTATGCGGCCTTCCTGCGCGAGGGCGCCTACGACCTCGTCGGGGTCGGCTCGACGACGAACCAGATCGACTACGCGTTCGACACCTTCCGTGCGGTCAAGCGCGTCTCGCCGAAGGCCGTCACCGTGCTCGGGGGCATCCACGGCACGCTGCTGCCGCGCGAGACCCTCGCGGCCTGCCCGGAGATCGACTTCCTCGTCGCCGGGGAGGGGGAGAAGCCCTTCCTCCGGCTGCTCGAAGCGCTCGAGGCGGGCGCCCCTGCGCCGGGCCAGAGCGGCGCAGGGACGGCGCGAGAGGAGAACGTCCTGCGCGCCGACCCCTCCCGTTTCCCGGGGATCCCCGGCTTGGGCTGGCGCGAGGGCGGGGAGATCCGATTCAATCCGCCGGCGCCCGACGACATGCTCAAGGCCGAGGACATCCCCCTTCCCGCCTACGAGCGCTTTCCGATGGACAAGTACGTCGCCCAGATCACCTTCGCCAAGACCTTCCCATCCTACTCGGTGCTCGCGACGCGGGGCTGCCCCTACCGCTGCGCCTTCTGCAACGCCTGCGACGTCATGGGGCGCAAGGTGCGCTTCAAGCCGGTGTCGCGCATCCTCTCGGAGATCCGCATCCTCAAAGAGCGCTACGGCGCCCGCGGTCTGATGTTCATGGACTCCACCTTCACCATCAACAAGCGCTGGCTCCTGGACTTCTGCGCCGAGTACCGGCGCTCCGGTCTCGACCTGCCCTGGGCCTGCAACAGCCGCGCCGACACCGTCGACCGCGAGACGATGCGCGCGATGAAGGACGCCGGCTGCTGGGAGATCGTCTTCGGCATCGAGTCGGCCAACCAGAAGTCCCTCGACCTCATCCGCAAGGGGACGACGGTGGAGCAGAACGCGGAGGCCGTCGCGGGGGCGCTCGCGCTCGGACTCTACGTCTACACCTGCTACATCCTCTGCCTGCCCGGCGAGACCGAGGAGGACGCGCTGAACACCGTCCGCTTCGCGCGTGCGCAGGGGAATCAGATGGCGCTCTTCTACCTCCCCGTCCCCTTCCCGAAGACCGAGCTCTGGGAGCTCTGCCGCGCGGACGGGGGCCTGCGCGCCGACGCCCGCTGGGCCGACTACAACGCCTGGGACTACGCCCGCCCGGTCTATGTGAACCCGCGCATCGGCCGCGAGCGGATGCGCGCGGTCTATCGCCGCGCCTACCTCGATTTCTATTCGAACCCCGTCGTCCTCGCGCGCAACCTCAAGGAGCTCGTCCTGCTGCGCCAGCATCCGCGGAAGTTCTGGCTCGGTCTCCGAGGCTTCATGGGCATGCTGCGGGGAGGCGACGGGGAGCTCTGCGGAGGCTCCGATGCGTGA
- a CDS encoding glycosyltransferase family 2 protein, which produces MSTNEKLQVSVVIPAYNEETGIAGVVEGLRAALEGAGLRRDSDFELLVVDDGSTDGTAAAAEGAGARVLRHPLNRGYGRSLLTGFAAARFPWALMIDADGSYPPADAARLLAAAPGFDMVIGARQGSLFWGSPLRAFMRWVYLRLASFVAGESVPDANSGLRLIRREALDRSMPVLCYGYSLSTTMTLSFLQGGRFVRFVPVDYVARKGRSKVRGLRDIPRTLQIMTQVILYYNPLKFAVFLCVVPGLFGLFFLLRFLMFPNLADLALLMFCAFAKLGVFLCGCILDSLRFGRTRPSLLP; this is translated from the coding sequence ATGAGCACGAACGAGAAGCTCCAGGTCAGCGTCGTCATCCCCGCCTACAACGAGGAGACCGGCATCGCCGGGGTCGTCGAGGGCCTGCGCGCGGCGCTCGAGGGTGCCGGGCTGCGCCGGGACTCCGATTTCGAACTTCTCGTCGTCGACGACGGCTCCACCGACGGGACCGCGGCGGCCGCCGAGGGCGCCGGCGCGCGGGTGCTGCGCCATCCCCTCAACCGCGGCTACGGCCGCTCGCTGCTCACCGGCTTCGCCGCCGCCCGCTTCCCCTGGGCGCTGATGATCGACGCCGACGGCTCCTATCCGCCCGCGGACGCCGCCCGACTTCTGGCGGCCGCCCCCGGCTTCGACATGGTGATCGGGGCCCGGCAGGGCTCGCTCTTCTGGGGGAGCCCGCTGCGCGCGTTCATGCGCTGGGTGTACCTGCGCCTGGCCTCCTTCGTCGCCGGCGAGAGCGTCCCCGACGCGAACAGCGGCCTGCGCCTCATCCGGCGCGAGGCGCTCGACCGTTCGATGCCGGTCCTCTGCTACGGCTACTCGCTCTCCACGACGATGACCCTCTCGTTCCTGCAGGGCGGGCGCTTCGTCCGCTTCGTGCCCGTCGACTACGTCGCGCGCAAGGGCCGCTCCAAGGTCCGGGGGCTGCGCGACATCCCGCGCACGCTGCAGATCATGACCCAGGTCATCCTCTATTACAACCCGCTCAAGTTCGCCGTCTTCCTCTGCGTCGTCCCGGGACTCTTCGGCCTCTTCTTCCTCCTCCGGTTTCTCATGTTCCCGAACCTCGCGGACCTTGCGCTCCTGATGTTCTGCGCCTTCGCGAAGCTCGGCGTGTTCCTCTGCGGCTGCATCCTCGATTCGCTGCGCTTCGGGCGCACCCGGCCCAGCCTGCTGCCGTGA
- a CDS encoding thioredoxin family protein, whose amino-acid sequence MKTPLHALVLSLLLAVPSAAGEGLPWLPDWDAASKAAAAAGRPVLVDFQAVWCYACYYMDRNVFAKPEFAAASKGFVLLRVDADTAEGRALKERFGVRFLPTVVVADAKGRELGRIVGEEEAPAFLSRLSRIAGGAPAEDLSRLTAYVDAGEAEKARGERDRLLKTAAARDPVFQRFSLRTDLTLAKEAKKPEEAAKAFDGLLAVEDDCRLASDAEEAFDATEGLDAAKRRPLLEKAVARLAAIAERRVFVERARRCAGLRSMVYMMSALQEELGGKEKGAAVFVRAAGLLRADADKAGYGSDRNLEDNLRFFLENAKRDAELDDLYPRLIAAYPSDYVYPFRYGKNLLGRKEYARALPFAEKGYALSYGANRIPAAESKARVLAGLGRKTEALALLESELKVVRARFPSKAADFEKVLKELR is encoded by the coding sequence ATGAAAACCCCCCTGCACGCGCTCGTCCTCTCCCTGCTCCTCGCCGTCCCCTCGGCCGCCGGCGAAGGCCTGCCCTGGCTCCCGGATTGGGACGCCGCGAGCAAGGCCGCCGCCGCGGCGGGGCGGCCGGTCCTCGTCGACTTCCAGGCCGTCTGGTGCTACGCCTGCTACTACATGGACCGCAACGTGTTCGCCAAGCCGGAGTTCGCCGCCGCTTCGAAGGGCTTCGTCCTCCTGCGCGTGGACGCGGACACCGCCGAGGGCCGCGCGCTCAAGGAGCGCTTCGGCGTGCGCTTCCTCCCGACCGTCGTGGTCGCCGACGCGAAGGGCCGGGAGCTCGGGCGCATCGTCGGCGAGGAGGAGGCTCCGGCCTTCCTCTCCCGCCTCTCGCGCATCGCGGGCGGGGCTCCCGCCGAGGACCTCTCGCGCCTGACGGCCTACGTGGACGCCGGCGAGGCGGAGAAGGCGCGCGGCGAGCGCGACCGCCTGCTCAAGACCGCGGCGGCCAGGGACCCCGTCTTCCAGCGCTTCTCCCTGCGCACGGACCTGACCCTCGCCAAGGAGGCGAAGAAGCCGGAGGAGGCCGCGAAGGCCTTCGACGGGCTCCTCGCGGTCGAGGACGACTGCCGCCTGGCTTCGGACGCCGAGGAGGCGTTCGACGCGACCGAGGGGCTCGACGCGGCGAAGCGCCGGCCCTTGCTCGAGAAGGCCGTCGCCCGGCTCGCCGCGATCGCCGAGCGCCGAGTCTTCGTCGAACGCGCGCGCCGCTGCGCCGGTCTGCGCAGCATGGTCTACATGATGAGCGCGCTCCAGGAGGAGCTCGGCGGCAAGGAGAAGGGCGCCGCGGTGTTCGTGCGGGCCGCGGGGCTCCTGCGCGCCGACGCCGATAAGGCGGGCTACGGCTCCGACCGCAACCTCGAGGACAACCTGCGCTTCTTCCTCGAGAACGCGAAGCGCGACGCCGAGCTCGACGACCTCTACCCCCGCCTCATCGCCGCCTACCCCTCCGATTACGTCTATCCCTTCCGCTACGGGAAGAACCTCCTCGGGCGCAAGGAGTACGCGCGCGCCCTGCCTTTCGCCGAGAAGGGCTACGCGCTGAGCTACGGAGCCAACCGCATCCCGGCCGCGGAATCGAAGGCGCGGGTCCTCGCCGGCCTGGGACGCAAGACCGAGGCCCTCGCTCTCCTCGAGTCCGAGCTCAAGGTCGTCCGCGCCCGCTTCCCGTCCAAGGCCGCCGACTTCGAGAAGGTCCTCAAGGAGCTGCGCTGA
- a CDS encoding lysophospholipid acyltransferase family protein, whose translation MNPNLIPHRSRFFIFFLPFTSYIITNITVAFGWIVFKVLNRTIAFGVENVGEEDNTVLLSNHQSMIDGFLIGFAAFFPKSLIKPKLLPWHPAAQENFFGNPVTAWLSDNWKCIPVRAGRKDFGAMKRMERALRSGIMTVFPEGTRSRDGRLLPPRSGIGYVMLKTNPRAIPICMDGMDEMLPVGAFLPRIFRTVLISYGKPVDVSEFCALEHNRESAKACIEKVFVSIRHQQNVLRRYRRYRAYRLSKLPFYLRLYKA comes from the coding sequence GTGAATCCCAACCTCATCCCGCACCGCAGCCGCTTCTTCATCTTTTTTCTCCCCTTCACGAGCTACATCATCACCAACATCACCGTGGCCTTCGGCTGGATCGTCTTCAAGGTCCTCAACCGGACCATCGCCTTCGGGGTGGAGAACGTCGGGGAGGAGGACAACACGGTCCTGCTCTCCAACCACCAGTCGATGATCGACGGCTTCCTCATCGGCTTCGCGGCGTTCTTCCCCAAATCGCTCATCAAGCCCAAGCTCCTCCCCTGGCACCCCGCCGCCCAGGAGAACTTCTTCGGCAACCCCGTCACCGCCTGGCTCTCCGACAACTGGAAATGCATCCCGGTGCGTGCCGGCCGCAAGGACTTCGGCGCGATGAAGCGCATGGAGCGCGCCCTGCGCAGCGGCATCATGACCGTCTTCCCGGAGGGGACGCGCTCGCGCGACGGCCGCCTCCTCCCCCCGCGAAGCGGCATCGGCTACGTGATGCTCAAGACGAACCCCCGGGCCATCCCCATCTGCATGGACGGCATGGACGAGATGCTCCCGGTGGGCGCCTTCCTTCCCCGGATCTTCCGGACCGTGCTCATCTCCTACGGCAAGCCGGTGGACGTCTCCGAGTTCTGCGCGCTGGAGCACAACCGCGAGAGCGCGAAGGCCTGCATCGAGAAGGTCTTCGTGAGCATCCGCCATCAGCAGAACGTCCTCCGACGCTACCGACGCTACCGCGCCTACCGACTCTCCAAGCTCCCGTTCTACCTCCGCCTCTACAAAGCGTGA
- the amrS gene encoding AmmeMemoRadiSam system radical SAM enzyme, with protein sequence MSRPAELCEPLEDGAVRCRACAHECRIPEGGSGICRVRCNRGGRLFAPSGYVAGLQIDPIEKKPFFHVLPGSSAFSFGMLGCNFSCRFCQNWRTSQVLKDPLAGSPVLECEAGDLAVQARERGCPVVVSTYNEPLISAEWAAEVFRRAKAEGLRCAFVSNGHATHPSLEYLRPLIDFYKVDLKCFDEDHYREVLGGKLSAVLRTIEDLLSFGVWVEVVTLVVPGFNDSDVELRMIARFLSRLSRDLPWHVTAFHKDYRETRAGETSARTLVRAAEIGAEEGLRFVYAGNRPGEVGALENTLCPSCRAVLIEREGYLVRANRLKHGACPKCAAPVAGVWV encoded by the coding sequence TTGAGCCGACCCGCCGAGCTCTGCGAGCCGCTCGAGGACGGCGCGGTGCGCTGTCGCGCGTGCGCGCACGAGTGCCGGATCCCCGAGGGAGGCTCCGGGATCTGCCGCGTGCGCTGCAACCGCGGAGGCCGGCTGTTCGCTCCCTCGGGCTACGTGGCCGGCCTGCAGATCGACCCCATCGAGAAGAAGCCCTTCTTCCATGTCCTGCCCGGGAGCTCCGCGTTCTCCTTCGGGATGCTCGGCTGCAACTTCTCCTGCCGCTTCTGTCAGAACTGGCGCACGAGCCAGGTCCTCAAGGACCCGCTCGCCGGCTCGCCGGTGCTCGAGTGCGAGGCGGGCGACCTGGCCGTGCAGGCGCGCGAGCGCGGCTGCCCGGTCGTCGTCTCGACCTACAACGAGCCGCTCATCAGCGCGGAGTGGGCGGCCGAGGTCTTCCGGCGCGCGAAGGCCGAGGGCCTGCGCTGCGCCTTCGTCTCCAACGGGCACGCGACGCACCCGTCGCTCGAGTATCTGCGGCCCCTCATCGATTTCTACAAAGTGGACCTCAAGTGCTTCGACGAGGACCACTACCGCGAGGTCCTGGGGGGGAAGCTCTCCGCGGTGCTGCGCACCATCGAGGACCTGCTCTCCTTCGGCGTCTGGGTCGAGGTCGTCACGCTGGTGGTCCCCGGCTTCAACGACAGCGACGTCGAGCTGAGGATGATCGCCCGCTTCCTCTCGCGTCTGAGTCGCGACCTCCCCTGGCACGTCACGGCGTTCCACAAGGACTACCGCGAGACGAGAGCGGGGGAGACCTCGGCGAGGACGCTCGTGCGGGCCGCCGAGATCGGCGCCGAGGAGGGGCTGCGATTCGTTTACGCCGGGAACCGGCCCGGGGAGGTCGGCGCCCTCGAGAACACCCTCTGTCCCTCCTGCCGGGCCGTGCTCATCGAGCGCGAAGGCTATCTCGTGCGCGCCAATCGCCTGAAGCACGGCGCCTGCCCCAAGTGCGCCGCCCCCGTCGCCGGCGTCTGGGTCTAA
- the amrB gene encoding AmmeMemoRadiSam system protein B, translating to MRRGGVPTNIREPAAAGKFYPGEPGRLSAEIDHLLARAPVPGAEGEVVALLSPHAGYEYSGAAAASAFKAVVGASFDVVAVVGSAHYASEAGLFLPSPAAFRTPLGTVPPAEDCVRRLKDSRAASVRDEAHAEEHSLEVQLPFLQKALGRFELLPLVASARTLEDAERHGEALAGALEGKRALLVASSDLSHYPTLATARKVDPASLEAFLSLDPGYLWSSERMIMERAENGLRCAWCGLAAAVAVLSAAKRMGASRACATACANSAEASGDERRTVGYGAALLLRGEAEEGWPLGRLSEEEGRALASLARESLERHLRGEPPRGAALHERPRFNLPAAVFVTWEQGRERLLRGCIGTMEPQGTLADAVRRFAVAAAEQDPRFPGVRADELGSLRAEVSVLSPMRSIRPEEVRPGLGVEVSRGGRGGVFLPQVWEKLPEREEFMGTLCRQKAGLREGAWKEPGTELRAFSVRHFREP from the coding sequence ATAAGGAGGGGGGGAGTCCCAACGAATATCCGAGAGCCGGCGGCCGCCGGGAAGTTCTATCCCGGCGAGCCGGGGCGTTTGTCGGCGGAGATCGACCATCTCCTCGCGCGCGCGCCCGTGCCGGGCGCCGAGGGGGAGGTGGTCGCTCTGCTTTCGCCCCACGCCGGCTACGAGTACTCCGGCGCGGCCGCGGCCAGCGCCTTCAAGGCCGTCGTCGGCGCGTCCTTCGACGTCGTCGCGGTGGTCGGCAGCGCGCACTATGCCTCCGAGGCCGGACTCTTCCTCCCCTCCCCCGCGGCCTTCCGCACACCGCTCGGGACGGTCCCTCCGGCCGAGGACTGCGTCCGACGCCTGAAGGACTCCCGCGCCGCCTCCGTCCGGGACGAGGCGCACGCCGAGGAGCACTCCCTCGAAGTGCAGCTTCCGTTCCTCCAGAAGGCGCTCGGGCGCTTCGAGCTTCTTCCGCTCGTCGCCTCCGCACGGACGCTCGAGGACGCGGAGCGCCATGGGGAGGCCCTCGCGGGCGCCCTCGAAGGGAAGCGGGCGCTGCTCGTCGCTTCCAGCGACCTCTCCCATTACCCCACGCTTGCGACCGCGCGGAAAGTGGACCCGGCCTCGCTGGAGGCCTTCCTCTCCCTCGACCCCGGCTACCTCTGGAGTTCGGAGCGGATGATCATGGAGCGCGCCGAGAACGGCCTGCGCTGCGCCTGGTGCGGGCTCGCCGCCGCCGTTGCCGTTCTCTCCGCGGCTAAGCGGATGGGCGCGTCGCGGGCCTGCGCGACGGCCTGCGCGAACTCGGCGGAGGCGAGCGGCGACGAGCGGCGCACGGTCGGTTACGGCGCCGCCCTGCTCCTGCGGGGGGAGGCGGAGGAGGGCTGGCCGCTGGGCCGCCTCAGCGAGGAGGAGGGCCGCGCGCTCGCCTCGCTCGCGCGGGAGAGCCTCGAGCGGCATCTGCGCGGAGAGCCCCCGCGGGGGGCGGCGCTCCACGAGCGCCCGCGCTTCAACCTCCCCGCCGCGGTCTTCGTGACCTGGGAGCAGGGGCGCGAGCGCCTCCTGCGCGGCTGCATCGGGACGATGGAGCCCCAGGGGACGCTGGCCGACGCCGTGCGCCGCTTCGCCGTGGCCGCGGCCGAGCAGGATCCGCGCTTCCCCGGCGTGCGGGCCGACGAGCTGGGCTCGCTGCGTGCGGAGGTCTCGGTGCTCTCTCCGATGCGGAGCATCCGTCCCGAGGAGGTCCGCCCGGGGCTCGGCGTCGAGGTCTCGCGCGGCGGCCGCGGCGGCGTGTTCCTCCCCCAGGTCTGGGAGAAGCTGCCGGAGCGCGAGGAGTTCATGGGGACGCTCTGTCGGCAGAAGGCGGGCCTTCGCGAGGGGGCCTGGAAGGAGCCGGGCACGGAGCTGCGGGCGTTCAGCGTGCGGCACTTCCGCGAGCCATGA
- a CDS encoding MATE family efflux transporter: MKDLTEGDEAKLIWNFTVPMLIGNVFQQSYNVIDSVIVGRFVGKAALAAVGASFPVLFLLVALTIGVTMGFSILIAQYYGAKDMVRVRRAIDTSYVFLFFASLAITAVGLAVTEPVLRLLRTPADVLAPAVLFLRITFAGMIFLFGYSSVSAILRGLGDSKTPLYFLIFSSILNAILALVFVAVFGWGVAGSAWASVLAQAAAFLLCVAYLNRTHAVLRFRLRGLIFDREIFRKSLLIGIPTGFQQVAVATGMMALTRIVNGFGTDAIAAFTAAGRLDAFASMPAMNLSAAVSTFVGQNLGAGKPERVRQGLFAALRIAAVISLTTTLIVVLFAPRLIALFNADPGVVAIGVRYLHIVGCFYVVFAGMFVVNGVLRGAGDTFIPMIITVLALWLIRVPLSEFLSRRMGTDGIWWGVPVAWGAGLLLSSLYCATGRWKRKVVARPVVVSAPEADEAEWNTANF; the protein is encoded by the coding sequence ATGAAGGACCTCACCGAAGGCGACGAAGCGAAGCTCATCTGGAACTTCACGGTCCCGATGCTCATCGGGAACGTCTTCCAGCAGTCCTACAACGTCATCGACAGCGTCATCGTCGGCCGCTTCGTGGGCAAAGCGGCGCTGGCCGCGGTGGGCGCGAGCTTCCCGGTGCTCTTCCTCCTCGTCGCGCTGACCATCGGCGTGACGATGGGCTTCTCCATCCTCATCGCGCAGTACTACGGGGCCAAGGACATGGTCCGGGTCCGGCGCGCCATCGACACGAGCTACGTCTTCCTCTTCTTCGCCTCGCTGGCCATCACCGCCGTCGGGCTCGCCGTGACCGAGCCCGTCCTGCGCCTGCTGCGGACCCCCGCCGACGTCCTGGCCCCGGCCGTGCTGTTCCTGCGCATCACCTTCGCGGGGATGATCTTTCTCTTCGGCTACAGCTCGGTGAGCGCCATCCTGCGCGGGCTCGGAGACTCGAAGACGCCCCTCTACTTCCTGATCTTCTCGTCGATCCTCAACGCGATCCTCGCGCTGGTCTTCGTCGCGGTCTTCGGCTGGGGCGTCGCCGGCTCGGCCTGGGCCTCGGTGCTCGCGCAGGCCGCGGCCTTCCTGCTCTGCGTCGCCTACCTCAACCGCACGCACGCGGTGCTGCGCTTCCGCCTGCGCGGGCTGATCTTCGACCGGGAGATCTTCCGGAAGAGCCTCCTCATCGGGATACCCACCGGCTTCCAGCAGGTGGCCGTGGCGACGGGCATGATGGCGCTGACCCGCATCGTCAACGGCTTCGGCACCGACGCCATCGCGGCCTTCACCGCCGCCGGCCGGCTCGACGCCTTCGCCTCCATGCCGGCGATGAACCTCTCGGCGGCGGTCTCGACCTTCGTCGGGCAGAACCTCGGGGCGGGCAAGCCCGAGCGCGTGCGCCAGGGACTCTTCGCCGCGCTTCGCATCGCCGCGGTGATCTCGCTGACGACGACGCTCATCGTGGTCCTCTTCGCCCCGCGCCTCATCGCCCTCTTCAACGCCGACCCCGGCGTGGTCGCCATCGGCGTCCGCTACCTGCACATCGTGGGGTGCTTCTACGTCGTCTTCGCGGGGATGTTCGTGGTCAACGGCGTTCTCCGCGGCGCCGGAGACACCTTCATCCCGATGATCATCACGGTGCTCGCGCTCTGGCTCATCCGCGTCCCGCTCTCCGAGTTCCTCTCGCGGCGCATGGGGACCGACGGGATCTGGTGGGGGGTGCCCGTCGCCTGGGGCGCCGGGCTGCTCCTCTCCTCGCTGTACTGCGCGACGGGGCGCTGGAAGCGGAAGGTCGTCGCACGCCCCGTCGTCGTCTCCGCGCCCGAAGCGGACGAGGCGGAGTGGAACACCGCGAACTTCTGA